In Rutidosis leptorrhynchoides isolate AG116_Rl617_1_P2 chromosome 2, CSIRO_AGI_Rlap_v1, whole genome shotgun sequence, one genomic interval encodes:
- the LOC139893942 gene encoding probable galacturonosyltransferase-like 1 gives MIHRKQPRAAASSVLLLIIVLFVTPTTATTLQKFKEAPKFYNAKSCISTDTSGASAVHVAMTLDATYIRGAMAAILSILQHSQCPQNIFFHLVISTSSNTSNILTTITTSFPYLNFQIYPFNTSYVSRLISTSIRSALDCPLNYARSYLEDILPLHVTKIVYLDSDVILFDDIATLANTPINDSLVLAAPEYCDANFTFYFTPTFWSNPSLSLTFANRKACYFNTGVMVIDLQKWRLGEYTRKIEEWMELQKRMRIYELGSLPPFLLVFAGNIAPVDHRWNQHGLGGDNFRGLCRNLHPGPVSLLHWSGKGKPWVRLDAKRPCLLDALWAPYDLLKPPFSFDS, from the coding sequence ATGATCCACCGTAAACAACCACGTGCCGCCGCCTCCTCCGTGCTCCTCCTCATCATTGTATTATTTGTCACACCCACCACCGCCACTACCTTACAAAAATTCAAAGAAGCACCAAAATTCTATAATGCAAAATCTTGCATTTCGACAGACACGTCAGGTGCATCTGCAGTCCATGTGGCAATGACACTCGATGCCACATACATTCGCGGAGCGATGGCCGCAATTCTTTCAATCCTACAACACTCTCAATGCCCACAAAACATATTCTTCCACCTCGTAATTTCCACGTCATCAAACACATCAAACATCCTCACCACAATCACAACCTCATTCCCTTATTTGAATTTCCAAATTTACCCTTTCAATACTTCATACGTATCAAGACTTATTTCAACTTCAATTAGATCCGCATTAGATTGTCCATTAAACTACGCTCGATCATACCTTGAAGATATACTTCCATTACACGTCACTAAAATCGTTTACCTAGATTCTGACGTCATATTATTCGACGACATTGCAACTTTAGCCAACACACCAATTAATGATTCATTAGTACTAGCCGCACCGGAATATTGTGACGCGAATTTTACATTTTATTTCACTCCAACTTTTTGGTCTAACCCTTCTTTATCTTTAACATTTGCTAACAGAAAAGCATGTTATTTTAACACTGGTGTTATGGTAATAGATTTACAAAAATGGAGATTAGGAGAATATACAAGAAAAATAGAAGAATGGATGGAATTACAAAAAAGAATGAGAATATATGAGTTGGGTTCTTTGCCACCTTTTTTATTAGTGTTTGCCGGAAATATAGCTCCGGTGGATCATAGATGGAATCAACATGGGCTTGGAGGTGATAATTTCCGGGGACTTTGCCGGAATTTGCATCCGGGTCCGGTGAGTTTGTTGCATTGGAGTGGTAAAGGGAAACCATGGGTGAGACTTGATGCTAAAAGACCATGTCTTTTAGATGCACTTTGGGCACCTTATGATCTTTTGAAACCACCATTTTCTTTTGATTCTTGA